The proteins below come from a single Octopus sinensis linkage group LG10, ASM634580v1, whole genome shotgun sequence genomic window:
- the LOC118765234 gene encoding uncharacterized protein LOC118765234 has translation MGTFIQSFVILLPLLSNIISHATYFNNCSPALCSVTPTLGIPKRCSCHQYCNLYSECCSDIINKTTFYHKQPYRSSYYSCKDADGSYYYQIDRCPPNYDVMEYVNNCENPDSDDQLQNIPAFGKTSKILYRNLYCALCHEEEFILWNLLYKCEFRPNVSFEDITSYVKNRCQSTLKPPSEDLEKYLYSCIPYISNCPHGNNNTEQRIACESQPIALIYLDKEEYFIRTKYKHFRFYKNRGCATCNGVSEVPCKVPYPKANVKVLPTVLTVLFNYHTNSIKVTDKSTAKKHTLVELPSCPKQAVYDINTNQCRQVIYHPQLNCTTTSLNESEYYITNDGRLYLNNTQRLLNQSEFIRDSQGIISICVNNGTNKISNINDMSKYSVAGSYITLVGLVIYIPALAITIIVYICIPDLRTLPGKLLISLLSALFVAELLFLISSQVTTSTVLCKSLAVVMHYAFLATFFWMNVMSFDAWHTFSGFMQLRRKGKGTKRLALYSLYAWICPLVIVSVSLIFENTPGNHGLSPEYGIGICWITNGKSLLWFFAIPIMIILCLNIIAFILTIRGLYMANKLSSKFLSEHNKQEFIISIKLFLVMGLTWTFAFLYTFTNIEEVSLLFSILNSFVGLFICLSFLSTKIVRRSILRNLHKISKLPTKEFTDVSSVSETMSMDISTKSSGN, from the coding sequence ATGGGAACTTTTATTCAATCGTTTGTAATTTTACTTCCACTGCTCTCAAATATTATATCACATGCAACATACTTCAACAACTGTAGCCCAGCTTTGTGTTCTGTTACTCCCACACTTGGCATACCTAAACGTTGTTCGTGTCACCAATACTGCAACCTCTACAGTGAATGTTGTTCTGACATTATTAATAAGACAACTTTTTATCACAAACAACCCTATCGATCATCATATTATAGTTGTAAAGACGCTGATGGCTCGTATTATTATCAAATTGATCGTTGTCCACCTAACTATGATGTTATGGAATACGTAAACAATTGTGAAAATCCTGACTCAGATGATCAACTACAAAACATACCTGCTTttggtaaaacaagtaaaatactcTATAGGAACCTATATTGCGCTCTGTGTCATGAAGAGGAATTTATTCTTTGGAATcttttatataaatgtgaattcAGGCCCAATGTAAGCTTCGAAGATATTACAAGTTATGTCAAGAATAGATGCCAGTCAACTCTGAAACCTCCATCAGAAGATCTGGAGAAAtatttgtattcttgtattcCATATATTTCGAACTGTCCTCATGGTAACAATAACACGGAACAAAGAATCGCATGTGAATCACAGCCCATAGCGTTAATATATTTAGATAAGGAAGAATATTTTATACGTaccaaatataaacatttcaggTTTTACAAAAACCGAGGCTGCGCCACATGCAACGGGGTTTCTGAGGTTCCGTGTAAAGTGCCCTATCCTAAAGCTAACGTGAAAGTTCTCCCTACGGTTTTAACAGTCCTTTTCAATTATCATACAAATTCTATAAAGGTAACTGATAAGTCCACTGCAAAGAAGCATACACTGGTGGAGTTGCCATCGTGTCCAAAACAAGCTGTCTACGATATCAATACCAATCAATGTCGACAAGTTATCTACCATCCTCAACTAAACTGTACGACAACGAGTTTAAATGAATCGGAATACTACATCACCAACGATGGTCGTCTCTACTTAAATAATACCCAACGTTTGCTGAACCAATCAGAATTCATTCGTGATTCTCAAGGTATAATAAGTATCTGTGTAAACAATGGTACCAATAAGATATCAAATATCAATGATATGTCAAAATATTCCGTAGCTGGGAGCTATATCACATTAGTAGGACTCGTAATCTATATTCCAGCTCTAGCAATCACTATTATAGTCTATATCTGTATACCTGATCTCCGTACCTTACCAGGTAAATTACTCATTAGTCTTTTGTCAGCACTGTTTGTAGCTGAGCTTCTATTTCTTATCTCATCACAAGTCACTACATCTACAGTGCTGTGTAAATCTTTAGCTGTTGTCATGCATTATGCATTTTTAGCGACTTTCTTCTGGATGAATGTCATGTCATTTGATGCCTGGCACACTTTCTCAGGATTTATGCAGCttcgaagaaaaggaaaaggcacCAAGAGGCTTGCATTGTATTCCTTGTATGCTTGGATATGTCCACTTGTAATAGTATCTGTATCACTGATATTTGAGAACACACCTGGAAATCATGGTCTTTCTCCAGAATATGGAATTGGTATTTGCTGGATTACAAATGGAAAAAGTCTCCTATGGTTTTTTGCGATCCCCATAATGATAATTTTATGCCTTAATATCATAGCGTTTATACTCACAATCAGAGGGCTCTATATGGCCAACAaactttcttcaaaatttttatcAGAACATAATAAACAGGAGTTCATCATTTccataaaactattccttgtaatGGGACTTACATGGACATTCGcttttttgtatacatttacaaacattgAAGAAGTTTCTCtgttattttctatattaaaCTCATTCGTTggactatttatttgtttatcgttTCTATCAACAAAGATTGTTCGTCGAAGCATTCTTCGTAATTTGCACAAAATTTCAAAGTTGCCAACAAAAGAATTTACTGATGTTTCTTCTGTTTCTGAAACAATGTCAATGGATATATCTACCAAAAGTTCAGGTAATTAA